A part of Maniola jurtina chromosome 19, ilManJurt1.1, whole genome shotgun sequence genomic DNA contains:
- the LOC123874928 gene encoding integrator complex subunit 1 isoform X1: protein MERGKMSSTGRGGKSKAPQHPQDIFALGSKSTVVVSRDSEKRNIHKPSASGVGERKREPAGFGSAPPSKRARIGSPAESVTGTSLEIDPVDLVPNVLQALDTHNSDKLLGLLTGSIRLLKSQRSKPDPILCMSMLYLTKIRPNMFAHETVTQTLCTLLKREQGAAFKSKGNPLVFVLACNMLYAGHRDSNNWPDTFIKVYIEDALNERWWVECAWCKCLVDNIVTAFGTKQPPAHLIHTLIHNTLGTMSPSGSGSPLMGSTEEDVDNTELEYSVFPRYSSSYETVEALVLEAIREQIQRRAAPDAIGKGFLKLLSATCGFPEIRMIAASRLEAWLHSGKLCRAAQELLAHVCANAASAGPSAARDGEVLAQLTRMRLKTKPLQAAYQFCLREMVSDSPTLLRSVVTHTIYNELSNVRSPNNMSVLAALINAQPQQVPVAMAETYQELIGRTEDYLRPLRALTRECVRAARSDAAALLPLACALARPPPMDPPQEIRERAFQSIADLFCVCCLVTAAHSKHSADYRAQLTALQQQALGWLFDTATPVYRPARHDYLHVLHKIMFVEPAETYSKVDNWPPESERALTYRLCTETPLPHSTLIKLIFIGLSKEIPVSPTEVFELIEQLVRRACALPPEDQPLTVDKLDIAEHIFKLCQFHPPDNITLPASYQAPDLAITSLYWRGWMLLTMLAAHNPHGFAERAAAAYPTLRALIECCITSKPSIEWNGTAEGERAEAERAVVLQLETHLAAASNAKLPVTEHSSRLLAQLTTLEPLGPARRPPAAVLEALQTLSSQLRLGRLLCRQPALLLQLVERHGTRRAMPWLHQLLRHDRLELSVLPVQCLCEFLSAGGAGGAGAGEAGKAGELCAHLRRTLHSEEGARAVLHYYLQRLAHTHKPTRQSANRGLKLVLSQTDDATDMDYNADVSPESWLPLLPSLVHWEALRGEAVRRVRAACLVECVPQHVAAYLGFLACHAEPHDLPDIVLDLSQVLMERTTVMGYVLPPVDAKELPRDDHFAQHRALHALTTIFYTHLKQMLSSTEPTEAQEMLEEGVDGASGLYAGDKVTLQWVNGRRATLYVVVAHAHLKLLCYGPSCLDTNQEMYSWLQSTWVGSDAPEAFVSESPDEAVLLPDWLRLSLVRSARKPLLEAGLRGLSAPKLSLFIQTFGMPVSSMSALLETLDACPAGAINRLGVERGYMAQLLQVQRARGAVGGHAFAATLRLSKPQYPPDDMLFTDEVLPEEEEDPWASPREPVRLDASSVGALLATTFSAADMFRGDLDAAFRQLHGLIANEARGGEGPCTRATLAFLLTVSAAGLLRQPAYAAPLLRTLMHARPKGFTEVARGLLSQCKCARGPVADALRSAAGAAVLSDCPLPTVPSQATKDQLVAAFESTTPSTLEVVGNKIIESQDTQVVIDTITQLLDKNQKNCYEITVKVEEDEKYSSFPAHVLSVRGLGCGLLLDWLSELQRETRDNQMRLMFVRGGGSWRPLLVTLLAHRASWRTLHGCLAALLQPGGWSATSVLDFAETLIGSPRVWQGRDRATPKHHTPEDSLRLTHTQLDVLIQYVGEEASEAEAAEGMEAARRSIEARLPLILRCCSAPHALLAAALAAAKAHPLLLLLLYMKVPKILQLLRECEERPPATFDDIAPADMMSAARRSTSATDRVSHSLLTTLAAAPPHHSKEHSQKMWRTEANVRAVWARCRGAGERALPLTGALLRGVRGRTHHHHQHLLSALEILPDKELFANHVSDEIHNILECFLNMVKEGGAGSGSLAHRVAALLRRYRAVRPSRATALLAAHRDTVSSQAALSGLMTAEGPPASVAPPPHALHALQRRVAPPPELHWLIQEVEAWGVRRGGAWGGARAADALLRAVAPLAASPHAPLRTSALSLLAKLLPAAPDLHPGLQAILECLESNQPEVAQSVIDKLPELVVGMQEHAARILMRVFELGMKSRLPVEQCIAKCVATINLNRGC from the exons ATGGAGCGCGGAAAAATGTCATCAACCGGCCGCGGAGGCAAGAGCAAAGCCCCACAACACCCTCAGGACATTTTCGCTTTGGGCAGCAAATCCACCGTTGTGGTGTCCCGCGACTCGGAAAAGAGGAATATTCATAAACCTTCTGCAAGTG GAGTGGGTGAAAGAAAGCGAGAACCAGCAGGGTTCGGCAGCGCGCCGCCCAGCAAGCGGGCCCGCATCGGCTCTCCAGCTGAGTCTGTTACCGGCACCTCGTTGGAAATAGACCCAGTGGACCTGGTGCCCAATGTGCTGCAGGCTCTGGATACACATAACTCTGATAAATTG TTGGGCCTTCTCACAGGCTCAATACGCCTCCTCAAGTCCCAGCGTTCGAAACCAGACCCAATATTATGCATGAGTATGCTCTACTTGACCAAGATCCGTCCCAACATGTTTGCTCATGAGACAGTGACACAAACATTGTGTACCTTGCTGAAGAGGGAACAAGGAGCAGCGTTCAAGAGCAAGGGCAACCCGCTGGTGTTTGTGCTGGCTTGCAACATGCTGTACGCGGGACACAGGGACAGCAACAACTGGCCTGACACTTTCATAAAG GTGTACATCGAAGACGCGCTGAACGAGCGCTGGTGGGTGGAGTGCGCGTGGTGCAAGTGCCTCGTGGACAACATCGTCACAGCCTTCGGCACTAAGCAGCCCCCCGCGCACCTCATACACACACTCATACACAACACTTTAG GTACAATGTCGCCGTCTGGTTCAGGGTCTCCCTTAATGGGCAGCACCGAGGAAGACGTTGACAATACGGAGCTGGAGTATTCCGTGTTTCCCAG ATATTCCAGCAGCTATGAGACTGTAGAGGCTCTGGTGCTGGAAGCCATCAGGGAGCAAATTCAGCGCAGGGCTGCGCCCGATGCAATCGGGAAAGGCTTCCTCAAGCTACTCTCGGCTACTTGCGGCTTCCCCGAG ATCCGTATGATAGCAGCATCGAGACTGGAAGCTTGGCTGCACTCCGGCAAGCTGTGCCGTGCGGCGCAGGAACTATTGGCACATGTGTGCGCCAATGCGGCAAGTGCTGGGCCAAGTGCCGCAAGAGACGGCGAAGTGTTGGCTCAACTAACTCGCATGCGATTGAAGACCAAGCCCTTACAAGCTGCTTACCAGTTCTGCCTCAG AGAGATGGTATCGGATAGTCCAACATTACTGCGCAGCGTGGTGACGCACACGATCTACAACGAGCTATCCAACGTGCGCTCCCCCAACAACATGTCCGTCCTGGCAGCGTTGATAAACGCACAGCCGCAGCAGGTGCCCGTTGCCATGGCTGAAACATACCAG GAATTGATCGGCCGTACGGAAGACTACCTGCGTCCGCTGCGCGCGTTGACGCGCGAGTGCGTGCGCGCCGCGCGCTCAGACGCGGCCGCGCTGCTTCCGCTCGCGTGCGCGCTCGCGCGCCCGCCACCCATGGACCCGCCGCAAGAG ATTCGAGAGCGTGCCTTCCAGTCTATCGCTGACCTGTTCTGCGTGTGTTGCCTGGTCACTGCGGCGCACAGCAAGCACTCGGCCGACTATCGCGCGCAGCTGACCGCGCTGCAGCAACAGGCGCTCGGCTGGCTGTTCGACACTGCGACACCGGTCTATCGCCCGGCGCGACACGACTACCTACACGTGCTACATAAG ATAATGTTTGTGGAGCCAGCAGAGACGTACAGCAAAGTGGATAACTGGCCCCCAGAGTCAGAGAGAGCCCTAACTTACCGCCTGTGTACGGAGACGCCGCTGCCACATAGTACACTAATTAAACTCATCTTTATTGGTCTCTCGAAG GAGATCCCCGTGTCACCCACGGAGGTGTTCGAGCTGATAGAGCAGCTGGTGCGCAGAGCCTGTGCCTTGCCCCCCGAGGACCAGCCGCTGACGGTGGACAAGCTGGACATCGCGGAACACATCTTCAAGCTGTGTCAGTTCCATCCGCCCGACAACATCACTCTGCCTGCTAG TTACCAGGCCCCAGATTTGGCTATAACGTCGCTGTACTGGCGCGGCTGGATGCTGCTGACCATGCTGGCCGCGCACAACCCGCACGGGTTCGCCgagcgcgccgccgccgcgtaCCCCACGCTTCGAGCGCTTATCGAGTGCTGCATCACCAG CAAGCCATCAATCGAGTGGAACGGCACGGCCGAAGGGGAGCGCGCGGAGGCGGAGCGCGCGGTAGTTCTGCAGCTGGAGACGCACCTCGCTGCCGCCAGCAACGCCAAGCTCCCCGTCACTGAACACTCTTCTCGACTCTTGGCTCAG TTGACGACGTTAGAACCTCTGGGGCCCGCGAGGCGTCCACCGGCAGCAGTTCTCGAGGCGCTGCAGACGCTGAGCAGCCAGCTCCGACTGGGGCGCCTGCTGTGTCGCCAGCCCGCGCTGCTCTTGCAGCTCGTGGAGAGACACGGCACCAGGCGAGCGATGCCCTGGCTGCATCAGTTGCTAAGACACGATCGGTTGGAGCTCAG CGTGCTGCCAGTGCAGTGCCTCTGCGAGTTCCTGTCGGCGGGGGgtgcgggcggcgcgggcgcgggcgaggCGGGCAAGGCGGGCGAGCTGTGCGCGCACCTGCGCCGCACGCTGCACAGCGAGGAGGGAGCGCGGGCCGTCTTACACTACTACCTGCAGAGACTGGCGCACACGCACAAACCCACCCGCCAGTCCGCCAACCGG GGCTTGAAATTGGTACTATCGCAAACGGATGACGCAACGGACATGGACTACAATGCAGACGTCAGTCCTGA GTCCTGGTTGCCCCTACTGCCCTCACTAGTCCACTGGGAAGCTCTGCGGGGCGAGGCAGTGCGGCGCGTGAGAGCGGCGTGCCTGGTGGAGTGCGTGCCGCAGCACGTGGCCGCTTATCTAGGCTTCCTGGCGTGCCACGCCGAGCCGCACGACCTCCCTGACATCGTACTA GACCTGAGTCAAGTGCTGATGGAGCGCACCACGGTGATGGGCTACGTGCTGCCGCCGGTGGACGCCAAGGAGCTGCCTCGCGACGACCACTTCGCGCAGCACAGGGCATTACACGCTTTGACCACCATATTTTACACGCATCTCAAACAg ATGCTGTCATCTACTGAGCCCACTGAAGCCCAGGAGATGTTGGAAGAAGGCGTGGACGGCGCGAGCGGTCTGTACGCAGGAGACAAAGTGACCCTACAGTGGGTCAACGGGCGCCGCGCCACTTTGTATGTCGTGGTCGCGCACGCGCATCTCAAACTGCTGTGCTATGGACCATCTTGCT TGGATACAAACCAAGAGATGTACTCCTGGCTTCAATCCACTTGGGTAGGCAGCGACGCACCTGAGGCCTTCGTATCGGAGTCCCCGGATGAGGCCGTGCTGTTACCGGATTGGCTGAGGCTGAGCCTGGTGCGGTCGGCGCGCAAGCCTCTGCTGGAAGCTGGTCTGAGAGGCTTATCGGCTCCCAAGCTGTCGCTGTTCATACAGACCTTCGGCATGCCCGTGTCTTCAATGAG TGCCTTATTGGAAACCCTGGACGCGTGTCCAGCGGGCGCTATAAACCGGCTGGGAGTGGAGCGCGGCTACATGGCGCAACTTCTGCAGGTGCAGAGAGCTCGCGGCGCCGTGGGAGGCCACGCCTTCGCCGCTACTCTCCGCCTGTCCAAGCCTCAATATCCACCAG ATGACATGCTGTTCACGGATGAGGTCCTCCCGGAAGAGGAGGAGGACCCGTGGGCCAGTCCTCGCGAGCCAGTGAGGTTGGACGCCAGCTCCGTTGGCGCCCTGCTGGCCACCACGTTCTCTGCTGCTGACATGTTCCGAGGGGACCTGGATGCCGCGTTCAGACAACTACATGGG CTGATAGCGAACGAAGCCCGCGGCGGCGAGGGTCCGTGCACGCGCGCCACGCTGGCGTTTCTGCTGACCGTTAGCGCGGCGGGGTTGCTGCGGCAGCCCGCGTACGCAGCACCCTTGCTACGCACGCTCATGCACGCCCGACCCAAGGGCTTTACCGAG GTAGCTCGAGGGCTCCTGTCCCAATGCAAGTGCGCGCGCGGGCCCGTGGCGGACGCGCTGCGCAGCGCGGCCGGCGCCGCCGTGCTGAGCGACTGTCCTCTGCCGACCGTGCCGTCCCAAGCCACTAAGGACCAACTGGTCGCAG CGTTCGAGTCCACAACGCCAAGTACTTTGGAAGTGGTGGGCAACAAGATCATTGAGTCACAAGACACGCAGGTGGTCATAGACACCATCACACAACTCCTGGATAAGAACCAGAAGAACTGTTACGAAATCACG GTGAAAGTGGAGGAGGATGAGAAGTACAGCAGTTTCCCAGCGCACGTGCTGTCGGTGCGCGGGCTCGGCTGCGGCCTGCTGCTGGACTGGCTGTCAGAGCTGCAGCGGGAGACACGAGACAATCAG ATGCGGCTGATGTTCGTGCGCGGCGGCGGCAGCTGGCGGCCGCTGCTGGTGACGCTGCTGGCTCACCGCGCGTCGTGGCGCACACTACACGGGTGCCTTGCTGCACTGCTGCAGCCAGG GGGCTGGTCGGCCACTTCAGTGCTGGACTTTGCGGAGACCTTGATAGGCAGTCCCCGCGTGTGGCAGGGCCGCGACCGCGCCACGCCCAAACACCACACGCCCGAGGATTCGCTGCGTCTCACTCACACTCAG CTGGACGTCCTCATTCAGTACGTGGGTGAAGAAGCGAGCGAAGCCGAAGCAGCAGAAGGGATGGAAGCAGCAAGGAGAAGCATCGAAGCGCGCCTTCCGTTAATACTGCGCTGCTGTTCCGCGCCACACGCACTCTTAGCCGCAGCGTTGGCCGCTGCCAAGGCGCATCCGCTTCTTTTACTGCTCTTATACATGAAA GTACCAAAAATCCTCCAACTGCTTCGTGAGTGCGAGGAGCGGCCGCCGGCGACGTTCGACGACATCGCGCCCGCCGACATGATGTCCGCCGCGCGCCGCTCCACCAGCGCCACCGACCGCGTCTCGCACTCCCTCCTGACCACGCTGGCCGCCGCCCCGCCGCACCACTCCAAGGAGCATTCACAGAA GATGTGGCGTACGGAGGCGAACGTGCGCGCAGTGTGGGCGCGCTGCCGCGGCGCGGGCGAGCGCGCCTTGCCGCTCACGGGCGCGTTGCTGCGCGGCGTGCGCGGCCGCACGCACCACCACCATCAGCACTTGCTGTCCGCGCTCGAGATACTGCCTGATAAGGAGCTGTTCGCCAACCATGTCAG TGACGAGATCCACAACATCCTGGAATGTTTCCTAAACATGGTGAAGGAGGGCGGCGCCGGCAGCGGGTCGCTGGCGCACCGCGTGGCGGCGCTGCTGCGGCGGTACCGCGCCGTCAGACCCTCCCGCGCCACGGCGCTGCTGGCCGCGCACCGGGACACTGTCTC GTCGCAGGCGGCGCTGAGCGGGCTGATGACGGCGGAGGGCCCGCCCGCGTCCGTGGCGCCGCCGCCGCACGCGCTGCACGCGCTGCAGAGGCGGGTCGCGCCGCCGCCGGAGCTGCATTGGCTCATACAG GAGGTGGAGGCGTGGGgcgtgcggcgcggcggcgcgtgGGGCGGCGCGCGGGCGGCGGACGCGCTGCTGCGCGCGGTGGCTCCGCTGGCCGCGTCGCCGCACGCGCCGCTGCGCACCTCCGCGCTGTCGCTGCTGGCCAAGCTGCTGCCCGCCGCGCCCGACCTGCACCCCG GACTGCAAGCCATCCTGGAATGCCTGGAGTCGAACCAGCCAGAAGTAGCCCAGTCCGTGATAGACAAGCTGCCGGAGCTGGTGGTGGGCATGCAGGAGCACGCGGCGCGCATACTCATGCGCGTGTTCGAGCTCGGCATGAAGTCGCGCCTGCCGGTCGAGCAGTGCATCGCCAAGTGTGTGGCCACCATTAACCTAAACAGGGGCTGTTGA